CAAAAGCTTTTCAGGCCCTCAGATGGGTTGCTCATCATCATCTTAAGCAGCCGTGAAAGCCTTCTTCACTGCTCCACTCTTTGAACCTGCCGGAATGACTTTGAGCACATTGAACCTCACAGTCTTTGATAGTGGCCTGAAATTAGAATTGTGCAACTTACAGATCAGGACAGTGGCAAAGGGCCACATAGATATTTCATGTCAAACAGTACGCCGGATTACAATACATTATAAACAAGGCCAATTCATTTTCAGAAACCACACCATCCAGGTACCACAGTATAAAAGCAGATCACCAGAAAAGATAAAAACATGTCTTACCTGCACTGGCCAATGATCACATGGTCTCCTTCCTTCACGCGGAAGCACGGTGAAATGTGGGCGGGGATGTTGGAGTGCCTCTTCTCATACCTACGCAAAACACCAACCAAACGTTCAGTGAGCAAAACAGTCAACTTGAAGCAATTCAGCAACTCATATCACGATTAGCTTGCCTCTGGTACTTCTTGACAAAGTGAAGATAATTCCTACGAACAATGATGGTCCTGTTCATCTTAGCACTGTGGCATGTTCCAGCAATGATGCGACCCCTGATAGACACAGTGCCAGTGAACGGGCATTTCTTATCAATGTAGGTTCCTGCAACAAATTGAAAATCAAAATTAGTTTAACAGAGTATATCTAAAAGCTAAGCacctaaactagtctaaaaggCTACCACAACTCCCCGGAAACAAAACTAAAATCACTTCAGCACTGGAGCAGTGTAAAAACTGGCGATAGTCTCAGCTACTTTAAAGCATATTCATCATCTAAAACTACTGTAATTTGCATATACCAATAAATGTTTCTGTTATTATAATGGACCATGGAGCAACTGCTAATATTCACATTAATCAtgatctattattgctctaatGTGGGATGAGTGCATGACTAGCATCAGATCCAAGGAAGAATTAACCAGATAAGCTTACAAGTCCCAAGCAGGGAAGGGCAAAAGCTTTCCCTTTTCGCCATCATCACCTTATAAGCCATAGAGTAAGATTTCAATGAACCAATTGTAATAGATACAGATTAAGATTTTGGAGATCCAAAGCCTAAACCAATtattgtccccccccccccccccccccccccgaaaacCTTAATTTATGGCTAAGATTTTGGATAACAATAGCCTATGCTGGCAGAGAATTTTAAAAAAGCACATTCTCAAAGAGCATAGAAATCATATTATACATTCTAAGAGGCATATAAAAGTAGAAGCAGTAGAATGTAGCGAACTGGTGAAACACTAACCTACCATATCAAGCAGATTTTACAGTTTATATGACCTAACAAGCAAACAAAAACACCAGGAAAATGATTGAACAATACTCCTAAAACAATACCTTCAATGGCTTCCCTGGGGGTCTTGAACCCAAGGCCGATGTTCTTCCAGAACCTGTTCCCACCCTTGCCAGGCTTGTTCCCCTTGGCGGCCTTCTTGGGACTGGATTCCAAATAAACAACTCCTAAGCCCCACATTCAAAAATGAAATAAACAAATGGCACGAGAGACGTAAGCACTTGAATGTTACCATAGAAACACCTTGGGCTGCTTCAAGAAAGCCTTCTCCGTCTGCAGAGAAAATACAGAGAAGATGTTTAATGGCGAAAGTGATCAAATCCACCAAACCGTATACACATTCATGCAGCCCACACTACGCCAGATACATCACAGTTATCAGAAAGGAATCGAAATTTAGAACCCGGCCAATGTTTGGACTAGTGCACATTCATGCAGCCCACACTACGTGGCAAATTCAGCACTCTCTACAGCATAACCATCCAACATTTGAAGGCTAAGAGCTAACTTGCTACTACATGAGACTTCCAGGTTTCCAATCACAGGCACAAACCCACAGCGCTAAGAAGCATCCACCTGGAGCCACAGGACTACGCGCGATGCAAGTACACCTCTACTACCCAATGTACACGAGATCCGCCATGATCAAAGCTGGCGCAGCGCCGCAGTAGCGGAAGCAAAGGGGTTCCGAAGGCGAATCACCTGCTCCGCCATGGTCGCCGCGCGAACGAGGAGGCGCCTGTGCCCGGTGGCGAGGAACGCGCTTGAccccaagcggcggcggcgggagctgcGGAGACGAAGAAATGCCCGAGGCTCAAAACCCTAGCCTCTTGTCTGCTTAAATGAATGGCGGAGCCGGAGGTGGGCTGGGCCTAGTGGGCTTTTCTGAGTTCAGCCGCAGTGATAGACGTGGATGGGCCGTAATGGGCTCGTATCCTGAGAAGAGGCCGATATCGATGGGCTTCTGCTTTTAGTCTTTGGTGAGTGGTGACCCCAGCCTAGTAGCCCGGAAATCCTATCCACCTTCCGAAAGATAGAAAGTCTACTCATCTTTCATTTTGAGATTCGTGCGTGTAGTCAAAGTGAACGGTGGTATTTCTTTCCCTCTCTCGCGTTGCACACTATCAGATGAGCAGAGGAACACGTCACGGCAGGCATGCTGGAAGGACAAGACAGCTAGCAGGTTGGTTGCTACCTCTCCGGATGTTcgattttgaatttcaaacttgATTTTCTCTCTAATGCCACACCCAATTTGAATTCCATTTAGACCATAGTATTTGTTATAATTTTCTTAACAAAATGAGATATAATATGCCTATATTTTTAAAACTTTTGAATATCAACATTTTACATATTTAAGTTCTACATTTTAGATACACTACTTCAACATTCTAGATAGactatttcaacattttcatacaaaatgttgaattagtttATCCAAAATGATGAacttaattaaaaaaatattagacATTCTAATTCAAAATGTTGAATATTGTAACTGTTAGGCAAAAGTGGATATCAATATTTTTAAGATGTAACTGGTGCTAGAGAAAAAACGATAATTTTTTACCAGCCTACCACATGATGATCAGTCATCTGGCAAGATTTATTTGCTTCTATTGCTGCCTAATACCATGACCCAATTACGATATAGTGTTTGGTTGTCTGAGCGAACAGCTGTCCAAACTGATATAGTTCATGTGTTGTTCATGGGCTGTTGCTGGATTATAGATGTGTAGGCCACGTATCTTTCGGAAGACACATAGGTGCCCCCTAGTAGCCTACTAGCCTAGCCCCACCCAGCGTTGGTGACCGAATCTGGCCGTGGCGGAACCCGACAGGCAACAGGATTCAAAGCGAAGTTGGAATCCGCTTTTGCCGCCGCAGGTGCGGACGGGCGGTGCCTCCAGCCGCCTTTCCATCCAACTTTCCAACTGAACCGTGCGATGCATCATCCATCCATGCTCTGGTGCTAGCTCCTCGCCCTCCCGGTCTCGGAAGTGGAACGCGAAAGGCGGTGGCGACCCCTCCCCGGCGCTGGAAAAGCCGGACAGCATCCGCGCGCGTGCGGGGTCGCCCTCGGGAGTGgcttcgccggcggccgggggccCCGGGCAGCGTCATCTCATCCCccacccgccggccggccgcatcATGCGGCGGGCCGATGGCATAGCTCGAGAGCAGCGGGCCGCGGGCTCGTTGCCTTTCCTGCCTGGCTTTTGGGTGTTCCATAGTCATAGGGCACTGTAGTGCGCGCCAGCAAGGGCGCGTGGTTTCTACTAGCTCAGTGGCTCTGGCTGCCTGCCTTTTGATCTCTTTCAGTTCGGAGGTGTCAAAAAGATTTTTGGGCACATGCAGGCCCGTGTTTGGTTATTTTCGCGCACGTTTCttgagaagagaatctcgcacgcatggagtactaaatgaaatctatttgtaaaatctttttagggatggatgtaatttttcacgacgaatctaatggcggtaattaatcgatgatttgctacagtgatgctacagtaacaatcctctaatcgcgcggtcaaagccctcattagattcgtctcgcgatttacacgggggttgtggaggtggttttgtaattagactttatttaatactctaaattagtggtcaaagatgaaaaaaaaattcatggaaTCCTAACCATACATGGTTGGGCGATGCGCGTGTGTGTGGATTTTCGTGGCGGCTGAATGTATTTCTATATGTTATTCATGCACCGCTCGGCGGCCAGCCAGGTAGGCCACGACAGCGTAAAAAAATTTCACCGTTTGATTCGATTTTAACGGTTCTTGTCATTGGCGGAGGTGGTACGCCTAAAGAAAATATCTTGTCGTCTCTGGAACGTTCCACTCCCTTCTTTCCTCCATGGATTGAGCAGATTTTTTCACCCCCCCTGCCTCACCCCAGGCCGCGGCGGTCCCTCCTACCCGGCGCCGATCCGCCCGCCCTCCTCCCTGCTCGTCGCCGCTGCGGCgtcccctcctccccggcgccgATCCGCCCTCCCCTactccctgctcgccgccgctgcggagCTTGGCGGatcttggcggcggcgcacgagctcTCCGGCCTGGACCTCAGCG
This sequence is a window from Panicum virgatum strain AP13 chromosome 7K, P.virgatum_v5, whole genome shotgun sequence. Protein-coding genes within it:
- the LOC120642566 gene encoding 40S ribosomal protein S11-like; protein product: MAEQTEKAFLKQPKVFLCPKKAAKGNKPGKGGNRFWKNIGLGFKTPREAIEGTYIDKKCPFTGTVSIRGRIIAGTCHSAKMNRTIIVRRNYLHFVKKYQRYEKRHSNIPAHISPCFRVKEGDHVIIGQCRPLSKTVRFNVLKVIPAGSKSGAVKKAFTAA